Proteins from a single region of Methanotorris igneus Kol 5:
- the cofG gene encoding 7,8-didemethyl-8-hydroxy-5-deazariboflavin synthase subunit CofG yields MISREEAIAFLNSNSPKDILEKINLINELEKDREKYITYSKNVFIPLCNWCRNKCGYCIFRSNNPKLMKKEEVREILLKGDELGCREALFTFGERVDEHPKIKEELKKMGYSGILEYLYDLEDWCLSNTNLLPHTNCGILTYEELKMLREVNASMGLMLENVSERLMKTIAHKDSPGKEPKLRIEMIENAGKLKIPFTTGILIGIGETNEEIVDSILKIKEIHEKYGHIQEVIIQNFRTKKGIPMENFEEPSPIKMLKVIILAKLMLDDISIQVPPNLNKETGQLFLLAGIDDWGGVSPLTKDYVNPEAPWPEIEELRRFTEELGFKLKMRLPVYDKYIKKEWLSERIYEKIVKE; encoded by the coding sequence TCAGTAGAGAAGAGGCAATAGCGTTCTTAAACTCAAATTCACCAAAGGATATTTTAGAAAAGATAAATTTGATAAATGAATTGGAAAAAGATAGAGAAAAATATATAACATACTCAAAAAATGTTTTTATCCCATTGTGCAATTGGTGTAGAAATAAATGCGGATATTGTATTTTTAGGAGCAATAATCCAAAACTTATGAAAAAGGAAGAAGTCAGAGAAATTTTATTAAAAGGAGATGAGCTCGGCTGCAGAGAGGCGTTATTTACATTTGGAGAAAGAGTTGATGAACATCCAAAGATAAAAGAGGAATTAAAAAAGATGGGCTATTCTGGAATTTTAGAGTATTTATATGATTTAGAGGATTGGTGCTTAAGCAACACAAACCTTCTTCCTCACACTAATTGTGGAATTTTAACATATGAAGAGCTAAAAATGCTTAGGGAGGTTAATGCTTCAATGGGATTAATGCTTGAAAACGTTAGCGAGAGGTTAATGAAAACCATTGCGCATAAAGATAGCCCCGGTAAAGAACCAAAATTGAGAATTGAGATGATTGAAAATGCAGGAAAATTAAAGATTCCATTTACTACTGGAATATTAATTGGTATTGGAGAAACTAATGAGGAGATAGTGGATTCCATCTTAAAGATTAAGGAGATCCACGAAAAATATGGACACATTCAAGAGGTCATCATTCAGAATTTTAGAACTAAAAAAGGTATTCCTATGGAGAATTTTGAAGAACCTTCACCAATAAAGATGTTGAAGGTTATAATATTAGCAAAGTTGATGTTGGATGATATTTCAATCCAAGTTCCACCAAATCTAAATAAAGAAACTGGACAGTTGTTTTTGTTGGCTGGAATTGATGATTGGGGTGGAGTGTCTCCATTAACAAAAGATTATGTGAATCCTGAAGCCCCATGGCCAGAAATTGAGGAATTAAGGAGATTTACTGAGGAATTGGGCTTTAAATTAAAGATGAGGTTACCTGTCTATGACAAATATATAAAAAAGGAGTGGTTAAGTGAGAGAATTTATGAAAAAATAGTCAAAGAATAA
- a CDS encoding 2-amino-3,7-dideoxy-D-threo-hept-6-ulosonate synthase — MDIFNNIKNIGKIIRLERIFNRTSAKTVIVPMDHGVSSGPIKGLINMKETINAVADGGANAVLLHKGIVRHGHRGYGKDVGLIIHLSAGTSLSPDPNKKVIVTSVEEAIRMGADAVSIHVNVGADTDYEMYQDLGRIAEICEYWGMPLIAMMYPRGKKIENERDPEVVAHAARLGAELGADVIKTNYTGDPDTFKEVVKGCPAPIVIAGGPKTNTDEEFLRMVKDAIDAGAVGVAIGRNIFQHENVRGITRAVSRIVHEGIDVEEALKELKK, encoded by the coding sequence ATGGATATATTCAACAACATCAAAAACATAGGAAAAATCATTAGATTAGAAAGAATATTCAACAGAACAAGTGCAAAAACTGTTATTGTTCCAATGGATCATGGTGTTTCATCAGGTCCAATAAAAGGATTAATCAATATGAAAGAAACAATAAATGCTGTTGCCGATGGGGGAGCTAATGCTGTCTTGTTGCATAAGGGGATTGTTAGACATGGACACAGAGGATACGGAAAAGATGTAGGTTTAATTATCCACTTATCTGCTGGAACTTCTCTTTCACCAGATCCAAACAAAAAGGTTATTGTTACCAGTGTTGAAGAAGCTATAAGAATGGGTGCTGATGCAGTTTCAATTCACGTTAATGTTGGGGCAGATACTGACTATGAGATGTACCAGGATTTAGGTAGAATTGCAGAGATTTGCGAATACTGGGGAATGCCATTAATTGCTATGATGTACCCAAGAGGTAAGAAAATAGAAAATGAGAGAGACCCAGAAGTTGTTGCCCATGCTGCAAGGTTGGGGGCTGAGTTGGGAGCAGATGTCATAAAAACAAACTACACCGGAGATCCAGACACATTCAAAGAGGTTGTAAAAGGATGTCCTGCACCAATAGTCATAGCAGGGGGACCTAAAACAAACACAGATGAAGAATTCTTAAGAATGGTTAAAGATGCTATCGATGCTGGGGCAGTTGGTGTAGCAATTGGAAGAAACATATTCCAACATGAAAATGTTAGAGGCATAACAAGAGCGGTATCAAGAATTGTCCATGAAGGAATTGATGTTGAAGAGGCATTAAAAGAGTTAAAGAAATAA
- the argJ gene encoding bifunctional ornithine acetyltransferase/N-acetylglutamate synthase translates to MVIKMKVIEGGVCAPKGFKANGVKEGKYGVALIVSEKEAVASGVFTTNKVVAHPVILSKEILKNNDKIRAIVANSGNANCFTKNGMEDAKEMIRETAKLLNIKENEILIASTGVIGRKMPMDIIKEKINEAYNLLKKENNSLNAAKAIMTTDSFPKEIAVEFEVNGKKVRIGAIGKGAGMIAPNMLHATMLCFITTDIAIDREDLTRALQNAVDESFNNAVVDGDTSTNDTVFILANGESGVCYEECKEQFENALKFVCTEIAKMIVKDGEGATKFMEVVVKGAKTKEDAKKASMAVVKSLLVKTALFGEDPNWGRIVAAVGYSGAEMDMNKIDVILSDNKREVYLVKNGEQIADEGTEELKLAEEIMKNKEIKIIVNLNIGNEENTAYGCDLSYEYVKINSEYTT, encoded by the coding sequence ATGGTGATAAAAATGAAAGTTATTGAGGGCGGAGTTTGTGCACCGAAAGGATTTAAAGCAAATGGAGTAAAGGAAGGAAAGTATGGTGTTGCATTAATAGTTTCAGAAAAAGAGGCGGTTGCAAGTGGGGTCTTTACAACAAATAAAGTTGTTGCACATCCTGTAATCCTCTCAAAAGAAATCTTAAAGAACAATGACAAAATAAGAGCAATCGTGGCAAATAGTGGCAATGCAAACTGCTTTACAAAAAACGGTATGGAAGATGCAAAAGAGATGATAAGAGAAACAGCAAAACTCCTCAATATTAAAGAGAATGAAATACTAATTGCTTCAACAGGAGTTATTGGAAGAAAAATGCCAATGGATATTATAAAGGAGAAGATAAATGAGGCATATAACTTATTAAAAAAAGAAAACAACTCATTAAATGCAGCAAAGGCAATAATGACAACAGATTCCTTCCCAAAAGAGATTGCCGTTGAATTTGAGGTCAATGGAAAAAAAGTGAGAATTGGAGCAATAGGTAAAGGTGCTGGGATGATTGCACCAAACATGTTGCATGCAACAATGCTCTGCTTTATAACAACCGATATAGCAATTGATAGAGAAGATTTAACAAGAGCCCTCCAAAATGCTGTTGATGAAAGCTTTAATAATGCAGTTGTTGATGGGGACACTTCAACAAACGACACTGTCTTTATCCTTGCAAATGGAGAAAGTGGAGTTTGCTATGAAGAATGCAAAGAGCAATTTGAAAATGCATTGAAGTTTGTTTGCACTGAGATTGCCAAAATGATTGTAAAGGATGGAGAGGGAGCAACAAAATTCATGGAGGTTGTTGTTAAAGGAGCAAAAACAAAAGAAGATGCTAAAAAGGCATCAATGGCAGTTGTTAAATCCCTCTTAGTTAAAACTGCATTATTTGGAGAGGATCCAAATTGGGGAAGGATTGTAGCAGCAGTTGGTTATAGTGGAGCAGAAATGGACATGAACAAAATTGATGTTATATTAAGCGATAACAAAAGAGAAGTTTATCTTGTAAAAAATGGGGAGCAGATAGCAGATGAAGGAACAGAGGAGTTAAAACTTGCAGAAGAGATTATGAAAAATAAGGAGATAAAGATAATTGTAAATTTAAACATTGGAAATGAGGAAAATACTGCTTACGGTTGTGATTTAAGTTACGAATATGTTAAAATAAACTCAGAATACACTACTTAA
- a CDS encoding Holliday junction resolvase-like protein, translating into MEQRARQLFEEWKDKELEKLSKQKADMLFEDWKRKYEKKIRKDAIEKSKSVIIGKVTEHFAPFLPEFKYNPKDARFIGSPVDFIVFDGLDEGDLKKIVFLDVKTGKSPLSKREKLIKKIVESKKS; encoded by the coding sequence ATAGAGCAGAGAGCAAGACAATTATTTGAGGAATGGAAGGATAAAGAACTTGAAAAATTATCCAAACAAAAGGCTGATATGTTATTTGAAGATTGGAAGAGGAAATATGAGAAAAAGATAAGGAAAGATGCAATAGAGAAGAGCAAATCGGTTATCATAGGAAAGGTTACTGAACATTTTGCCCCATTTCTCCCAGAATTCAAATATAACCCAAAAGATGCCAGATTTATTGGTTCTCCAGTTGACTTTATTGTGTTTGATGGGCTAGATGAGGGAGATTTAAAAAAGATAGTTTTTCTTGATGTAAAGACGGGAAAATCTCCATTAAGCAAAAGAGAAAAACTAATCAAGAAAATTGTTGAAAGTAAAAAAAGTTGA
- a CDS encoding transposase — MSGRKTKRKGYWKAYDKRFKIFNIKYTYDFVSFIINILLPYKEKRKVGRPLAISYNEYIATLIIKHIFRISLRDLETLSDYLHKKHIDSSTYGKAFQRIKISDLTKIIVGLHLIIANSLKSSVIIYIADSTGVHLLRVYCERIRVVNNEIKKVKYRVFDKMHVLACYYKDYGLISIVMVKWDNGYSSDSKNLLKMIKSLDFVKGAIILLDGGYDDEDLLRELLSIDLIPIVKTKEFKWDYGISKIRKKVKKLFDKKLYKIRGVIEAIFGGLKTKFRLTLNEKLPESRCRATLAVAIVHNILTLMRVISIRE, encoded by the coding sequence ATGAGCGGCAGAAAAACCAAAAGAAAAGGATACTGGAAAGCCTACGATAAGAGGTTTAAGATATTCAATATTAAGTACACTTATGATTTTGTTTCATTTATTATAAATATTTTACTTCCATATAAAGAAAAACGCAAAGTAGGAAGGCCTTTAGCTATAAGTTACAATGAATATATAGCTACTCTAATAATAAAACACATTTTTAGAATTAGTTTAAGAGATTTAGAAACTCTTTCCGATTATTTACATAAAAAGCATATAGATAGCTCCACATACGGAAAAGCTTTTCAGAGGATTAAAATAAGCGATTTAACTAAAATAATCGTTGGATTACACTTAATTATTGCTAATTCGTTAAAATCATCGGTTATAATTTACATAGCTGATTCCACTGGAGTCCATTTATTAAGAGTGTATTGTGAAAGAATCAGAGTTGTGAATAATGAAATAAAAAAGGTAAAGTATCGGGTTTTTGACAAAATGCACGTATTAGCTTGCTATTATAAAGATTATGGATTAATTTCGATTGTTATGGTAAAATGGGATAATGGATATAGTTCAGACAGTAAAAACTTACTAAAAATGATAAAATCTTTAGATTTTGTGAAAGGTGCGATAATATTGTTGGATGGTGGTTACGATGATGAAGATTTACTTAGAGAGTTGTTATCTATAGACCTCATTCCAATAGTTAAAACAAAAGAGTTTAAATGGGATTACGGTATTTCTAAAATCAGAAAGAAAGTTAAAAAATTGTTTGATAAGAAACTGTATAAAATTAGAGGGGTAATAGAAGCGATATTTGGAGGGCTAAAAACTAAATTTAGATTAACTCTAAATGAAAAACTACCTGAAAGTAGATGTAGAGCTACTTTAGCAGTAGCAATCGTTCATAATATTTTAACACTAATGAGAGTTATTAGTATTAGAGAGTAA
- a CDS encoding B12-binding domain-containing radical SAM protein gives MKNIKNVAVIFPNKFKGGITCLAMHILHYHLNKYRDIDCKMFFIENYHEIRNYDAIIITLQYENDYFNAIKIIKELKPKNPNAIFIGGGPCAISNPFPLSRFFDAFVIGEIEGTEVMYNLITKNFDEIKEGVYFPDKEGKIKRIYPKKLTIDDYPVNQITHESGAYGKAFLLEIGRGCPRRCRFCMARSIYYPPRFRKLDDLIYLTDKGLEYTKVNKVALIAPSVGDYKYIVDLCQYLNERGVQISPSSLRADTITDELLSLLNLKTLTIAPEAGSERLREVIKKDINEDDILNAVALAKEHGIDKIKLYFMVGIVDERDEDVEEIINLTKKIKENIRKVEVSINPMVPKPRTPFEKESFDLTAKNKIKYIEKNLKKIGVSVESENFNSMIAQCILCRGGEELGNILENSEKPIRLIKNIKNAGLLDKYLGKIEGELPWERIEL, from the coding sequence ATGAAAAATATAAAAAATGTTGCGGTAATTTTTCCAAATAAATTTAAGGGCGGTATTACTTGTCTTGCTATGCATATTCTCCACTACCATTTAAACAAATACAGAGATATAGATTGTAAGATGTTTTTTATCGAAAATTATCATGAAATTAGGAACTACGATGCAATAATAATAACACTCCAATATGAAAATGACTACTTCAATGCCATAAAGATAATAAAAGAACTCAAGCCAAAAAACCCAAATGCTATTTTCATTGGTGGGGGGCCGTGTGCAATAAGCAACCCCTTCCCATTAAGTAGGTTTTTTGATGCATTTGTTATTGGGGAGATAGAAGGAACGGAAGTAATGTATAACCTAATAACTAAAAATTTTGATGAGATAAAAGAGGGCGTTTATTTCCCAGATAAAGAAGGCAAAATAAAACGCATTTACCCAAAAAAATTAACGATAGATGATTATCCAGTAAACCAAATAACCCATGAGAGTGGGGCTTATGGAAAGGCATTTTTGTTGGAAATAGGAAGAGGTTGTCCAAGAAGATGCAGATTCTGCATGGCAAGGAGTATTTACTATCCTCCAAGATTTAGAAAACTTGATGATTTGATTTATTTGACAGATAAAGGTTTAGAATACACAAAAGTCAACAAAGTTGCTTTAATAGCCCCTTCTGTTGGGGATTATAAGTATATCGTTGATTTATGCCAATATTTAAATGAGAGAGGAGTTCAAATATCCCCATCCTCATTAAGGGCAGATACGATAACAGATGAGTTATTGAGTTTATTGAATTTAAAAACACTAACAATTGCCCCAGAAGCAGGGAGTGAGAGGTTAAGGGAAGTAATTAAAAAGGATATTAATGAGGATGACATCTTAAATGCTGTAGCATTAGCAAAAGAACACGGCATAGATAAGATTAAGTTATATTTTATGGTTGGAATTGTTGACGAGAGAGATGAGGATGTTGAGGAAATTATAAACCTCACTAAAAAAATAAAGGAAAACATAAGAAAGGTTGAGGTTAGCATAAATCCAATGGTCCCAAAACCAAGAACGCCTTTTGAAAAGGAGAGTTTTGATTTAACCGCCAAAAATAAGATAAAATACATAGAGAAAAATCTCAAAAAAATTGGTGTGAGTGTTGAGAGTGAAAATTTCAATTCAATGATAGCCCAATGCATCCTTTGTAGAGGAGGAGAAGAGTTAGGTAATATATTGGAGAATTCAGAAAAACCCATAAGATTAATTAAAAATATAAAAAATGCTGGTCTATTGGATAAATATTTGGGCAAAATTGAGGGAGAATTACCTTGGGAGAGGATTGAACTTTAG
- a CDS encoding IS701 family transposase, which yields MLKKMGSIVYMLFILLSEVNSCVELSKTLRIFGINISHDTINRILWDEGISPQERLFSYVKDFITSDYNIIVIDDFVIDKIYSKSTEFTYYCWSNLHKRVVKGIHIVDCIVTNGKNIIPIDFRVYDKQRDGKTKNDLCREIISSLVEKGLNIRYICFDSWYSSKENLKLIDKFGLFYLCRIKRNRKIKLSKNGEWISIKELGEIPKSGLIVYLRKVGYVKLFCLSKNGKAVYYITNNLFMDFEEFQEVRNASWRIEEFHRGVKQCCNIGNFFVRKRLPILGHISLAMRAFFILERIRIDKKITWYEFRRELNRIAVGNAIISLCKEAGLLLI from the coding sequence ATGCTAAAAAAGATGGGGTCTATCGTTTACATGCTTTTTATATTACTTTCAGAGGTTAATTCGTGTGTAGAGCTATCAAAAACATTGCGTATTTTCGGAATAAACATATCCCACGATACTATAAATCGAATTCTTTGGGATGAAGGAATTTCTCCTCAAGAGAGACTATTTAGCTACGTTAAAGATTTTATCACTTCCGACTATAACATTATCGTTATAGACGACTTTGTTATAGACAAAATTTACTCCAAATCAACAGAGTTTACCTATTATTGTTGGAGTAACCTACACAAACGAGTAGTTAAAGGCATACATATCGTTGATTGCATTGTTACAAATGGAAAGAACATCATTCCAATCGATTTTAGAGTCTATGATAAACAAAGAGATGGAAAGACAAAGAACGATTTATGCAGAGAAATAATATCATCTTTGGTGGAGAAAGGCCTAAATATTCGATATATCTGCTTTGATAGTTGGTATTCAAGCAAAGAAAACTTAAAACTCATCGATAAGTTTGGTTTATTTTACCTCTGCAGGATTAAAAGAAATAGGAAGATAAAACTCTCCAAAAACGGAGAGTGGATTTCGATTAAAGAACTTGGAGAAATTCCTAAGAGCGGCTTAATCGTTTATCTAAGGAAAGTGGGCTATGTCAAACTCTTCTGCCTTTCCAAAAACGGAAAGGCAGTATATTATATAACGAATAACCTATTTATGGATTTCGAAGAATTCCAAGAGGTCAGAAACGCCTCTTGGAGAATCGAAGAATTCCACAGAGGGGTTAAACAGTGCTGCAATATCGGAAATTTCTTCGTTAGAAAGAGACTTCCAATATTGGGGCATATCTCGTTAGCCATGAGGGCTTTCTTTATTTTAGAGAGGATTAGAATTGATAAAAAGATTACTTGGTATGAGTTTAGAAGAGAACTAAACCGAATAGCCGTTGGGAATGCTATAATCTCTTTATGTAAAGAAGCTGGTTTATTGTTAATCTAA
- a CDS encoding B12-binding domain-containing radical SAM protein, with protein MKALIIDCLATVDGKKLLTRDVIGAGPRTVKGILKSEGIDAKIVPLEYFKVDDVKDYDLFFISGMTVDFKSVKNLVDKINENRDENQKIIIGGPIANDLYLLEKIEGDISIVGEGEITIRELIKKDFNAENVEGTTYYDYDKEELKINPLREIVKNMKLITPSTEIEDYPNYFSARVYVEVVRGCSNFKRALLLCDNKICNLCENGTIRCPLNINPGCGFCSVPSTFGYARSRDLEDILSEIEDLFKRGVKRVVLSAPDFLDYQREDDILINPKEPHPNYEAIEELLSNIYDLKIKYNANVSIENVKANLFDEKVAKIISKYLPNTPIYIGCETGDEMHSKLLGRPSLPEDVLKAVKIAKKYNLRPQVYFIYGLPGQNLESAINTINFMEKIKNYIDKITVYKFKPLPMSAFENSKPTMDKSSIMIKEKAREINKYIKKRYLGKKVEVIISERHFKNKKDAVGYMVSGGPMVVVKNGAEYIGKTVKVKIIKTYEKFVEGIILKD; from the coding sequence ATGAAAGCTCTAATAATTGACTGCTTAGCAACGGTTGATGGAAAAAAATTGCTAACAAGAGATGTTATTGGTGCAGGGCCGAGAACGGTTAAGGGAATTTTAAAAAGTGAGGGTATAGATGCAAAAATCGTTCCATTGGAATATTTTAAAGTAGATGATGTGAAAGATTATGACTTATTCTTTATTAGCGGCATGACAGTTGATTTTAAGAGTGTCAAAAATTTAGTTGATAAAATAAATGAAAATAGGGATGAGAACCAAAAAATCATCATTGGAGGACCAATAGCAAACGATCTCTATCTTTTGGAGAAAATTGAGGGGGATATCTCTATTGTTGGGGAAGGGGAGATTACCATAAGGGAACTAATAAAAAAGGACTTCAATGCTGAGAACGTTGAAGGGACAACATACTATGATTATGATAAAGAAGAATTAAAAATAAATCCTTTGAGAGAAATCGTTAAAAATATGAAACTTATAACCCCTTCAACTGAAATAGAGGATTATCCAAACTATTTTTCAGCAAGGGTTTATGTTGAGGTTGTGAGAGGGTGTAGTAATTTTAAAAGAGCCCTATTGTTGTGTGATAATAAAATATGCAATTTATGTGAGAATGGAACCATAAGATGCCCATTAAACATAAATCCAGGTTGTGGTTTTTGCTCTGTTCCATCAACTTTTGGTTATGCAAGAAGTAGGGATTTGGAGGATATTTTGTCTGAGATTGAGGATTTGTTTAAGAGAGGAGTTAAAAGGGTTGTTTTAAGTGCTCCAGATTTTTTAGATTATCAAAGAGAAGATGACATTTTAATCAACCCAAAAGAACCACATCCAAATTATGAAGCAATAGAGGAGTTATTATCTAACATTTACGATTTAAAAATCAAATATAATGCTAATGTAAGTATAGAGAATGTTAAAGCAAATTTGTTTGATGAGAAAGTAGCAAAAATTATCTCTAAGTATCTTCCAAATACACCAATATATATTGGATGTGAGACAGGCGATGAAATGCATTCAAAGTTATTAGGCAGGCCATCGCTTCCAGAAGATGTTTTAAAGGCTGTTAAAATAGCAAAAAAATACAACTTAAGGCCCCAAGTTTATTTCATATATGGATTACCTGGACAAAATCTGGAAAGTGCAATAAATACAATAAACTTTATGGAAAAGATAAAAAATTACATCGACAAAATTACCGTATATAAATTTAAACCACTCCCAATGAGTGCATTTGAGAACTCTAAACCAACAATGGACAAATCATCAATAATGATAAAGGAAAAAGCAAGAGAGATAAACAAATACATTAAAAAGAGATATTTAGGCAAAAAAGTAGAAGTTATAATATCAGAGAGGCATTTTAAAAATAAGAAAGACGCTGTTGGATATATGGTTAGTGGGGGCCCAATGGTTGTTGTAAAAAACGGAGCAGAGTACATAGGAAAAACAGTAAAAGTTAAAATCATAAAAACTTATGAAAAATTTGTTGAGGGAATTATATTGAAAGATTAG
- the asd gene encoding aspartate-semialdehyde dehydrogenase yields the protein MIKVGVLGATGMVGQRFIQMLADHPMFELEVLAASPRSAGKKYKDAAYWYQAEPIPEEIGEMVVVPTDPRHEAFKDVDIVFSALPADLAREIEPAFAKEGKLVFSNASAMRMEKDVPLIVPEVNEEHFKLIEIQRENRKWDGAIVTNPNCSTICLVITLKPILDKFGIEAVNVTTLQAVSGAGYDGVPSMAIIDNVIPYIKNEEEKMQTESLKILGEFDGSEVKFADFKVGASCNRICVIDGHVESIFVKTKEPAEPEDIKEVMDKFDPLKDLDLPTYAKPIVVKEEPDRPQPRLDRNEGNGMSIVVGRIRKDPIFTVKYTALEHNTIRGAAGASVLNAELFVKKYL from the coding sequence ATGATTAAGGTAGGGGTTTTAGGAGCTACAGGAATGGTTGGGCAAAGATTCATCCAAATGCTTGCAGATCACCCAATGTTTGAATTGGAAGTTTTAGCAGCGTCCCCAAGAAGTGCAGGGAAAAAGTATAAGGATGCGGCATACTGGTATCAAGCAGAGCCAATTCCAGAAGAAATAGGAGAGATGGTCGTTGTTCCAACAGATCCAAGACATGAGGCATTTAAGGATGTTGATATTGTATTTTCAGCATTGCCAGCAGATTTGGCAAGGGAAATTGAACCAGCATTTGCAAAAGAAGGAAAATTGGTATTTTCAAACGCATCAGCAATGAGAATGGAGAAAGATGTTCCATTAATAGTTCCAGAGGTTAACGAGGAGCACTTTAAATTAATAGAAATTCAAAGAGAAAACAGAAAATGGGATGGAGCAATTGTAACAAATCCAAACTGTTCAACAATTTGTTTGGTTATAACATTAAAACCAATATTGGATAAATTCGGCATTGAGGCAGTTAATGTAACAACACTCCAAGCAGTAAGTGGGGCAGGTTACGATGGAGTTCCATCAATGGCTATAATTGACAACGTAATTCCATACATCAAGAATGAAGAAGAGAAGATGCAAACTGAAAGTTTAAAAATATTGGGGGAGTTTGATGGGAGTGAAGTTAAATTCGCTGATTTTAAAGTGGGGGCATCATGCAACAGAATTTGTGTAATTGATGGGCACGTTGAGAGCATATTTGTAAAGACAAAAGAGCCTGCTGAGCCAGAAGACATAAAAGAGGTAATGGATAAATTCGACCCATTAAAGGACTTAGATTTACCAACCTACGCAAAACCAATTGTTGTTAAAGAAGAGCCAGACAGACCTCAACCAAGATTAGACAGAAATGAAGGAAATGGAATGTCCATTGTTGTTGGTAGAATAAGAAAAGACCCAATCTTCACTGTTAAATACACTGCATTAGAGCACAACACTATAAGGGGAGCTGCTGGAGCAAGTGTTCTAAATGCAGAATTATTTGTTAAGAAATACCTTTAA
- a CDS encoding DUF655 domain-containing protein produces the protein MVKKYFKAKKRKDFEDYAWVLDYLPYGHPDDPRPIHERKPIAQAIGEKQFVLMELVLKDDTEVELAERVYIGRGKRDKVDYVARMIKYDDLTNTAKTELLYVVMEAVKNNEERFINFLNKCQSITPKKHMLELLPEIGKKHMWQIIEEREKKPFESFKDFEERTHKDIVRVIAKRIVKELEEDQKYYLFVKWKRGLILNEEKMTFYLKE, from the coding sequence ATGGTCAAAAAATATTTTAAAGCTAAAAAAAGGAAAGATTTCGAGGATTATGCATGGGTTTTAGATTATTTACCCTATGGACATCCTGATGATCCAAGGCCTATCCACGAGAGAAAACCCATTGCTCAAGCTATCGGGGAAAAACAGTTTGTGTTGATGGAGTTGGTTTTAAAAGATGATACAGAGGTTGAGTTGGCAGAGAGAGTCTACATCGGAAGGGGGAAAAGAGATAAAGTAGATTATGTTGCAAGAATGATAAAATATGATGATCTAACAAATACTGCAAAAACTGAATTGTTATATGTAGTTATGGAGGCAGTTAAAAATAATGAAGAGAGATTTATAAACTTTTTAAACAAATGTCAAAGCATAACACCAAAAAAACACATGTTAGAACTTCTCCCAGAAATTGGAAAAAAACACATGTGGCAAATAATTGAGGAGAGGGAAAAAAAGCCATTTGAAAGTTTCAAAGATTTTGAAGAAAGAACCCATAAGGATATTGTTAGAGTTATAGCAAAAAGAATTGTTAAGGAGTTAGAAGAAGACCAAAAATATTACCTATTTGTTAAGTGGAAGAGGGGGCTAATTTTAAATGAGGAAAAAATGACTTTCTATTTAAAAGAATAA
- a CDS encoding RNA polymerase Rpb4 family protein translates to MIGKEIIGQKYITVSEANAIMIDRAGEELSYEHGCALDYLQKFAKLSPEDAKKLVEELMEIGVDEKHAVKIADILPKDYDDLRVIYYKEDLPSNKDEILEIVAKYL, encoded by the coding sequence ATGATAGGAAAAGAAATTATTGGTCAAAAATACATAACTGTCTCAGAAGCAAATGCTATTATGATTGATAGGGCAGGGGAAGAATTATCTTATGAACATGGCTGTGCATTGGACTATCTCCAAAAATTTGCAAAGTTATCTCCTGAGGATGCGAAAAAGTTGGTTGAAGAATTAATGGAAATTGGGGTTGATGAAAAGCACGCAGTTAAAATAGCAGACATCCTTCCAAAAGATTACGATGATTTGAGAGTTATATACTATAAGGAAGATTTGCCTTCAAATAAAGATGAAATCTTAGAAATTGTTGCAAAGTATTTATAA
- a CDS encoding 50S ribosomal protein L21e produces MAQRSEGFRSKTRKKLSKHPRERGLYPITRALKQYKEGDYVHIVIDPSYHKGMPHPRFHGRTGIVVGQRGRAFIVKVRDGGKYKLIIARPQHLRPCKA; encoded by the coding sequence ATGGCACAAAGGAGTGAAGGATTTAGAAGCAAAACAAGAAAAAAACTCTCAAAGCACCCAAGAGAAAGAGGCCTCTACCCAATTACAAGAGCATTGAAGCAATATAAAGAAGGAGACTATGTCCACATCGTAATAGATCCATCATATCACAAAGGCATGCCACACCCAAGATTCCATGGAAGAACAGGAATAGTTGTTGGGCAAAGAGGTAGAGCATTCATCGTTAAAGTTAGAGATGGAGGAAAATACAAACTTATCATTGCAAGACCACAACACTTAAGACCTTGCAAAGCATAA